A genomic segment from Gracilimonas sediminicola encodes:
- a CDS encoding phytanoyl-CoA dioxygenase family protein yields MLLSQNEVQFYQNNSYLIKKGLFKNEIDSISKMVDEVASWGDDYSKWLRFYEMDDPTKLSRVENFAPYHDELNKILTGQRMISLVTELMGEKAVLYKERINYKYPNGGAHSAHQDGVAYEKGMEMKFDADSSPYISFLISIDPATESNGCLEVVPNWPLEKLEILPMEQPYPEHPNFSKISQSIEDELEWKKLKTEPGDVIFFTERLPHRSQRNNSDKSRRILYGVYNPLSEGDKREEYYEKKRVNINDKRYLVGNPHAPVKTGQK; encoded by the coding sequence ATGTTGCTGTCACAAAATGAAGTTCAGTTCTATCAAAATAATTCCTACCTAATCAAAAAGGGGCTCTTCAAAAATGAAATCGACTCTATCTCAAAAATGGTAGATGAAGTAGCATCATGGGGTGATGACTATTCAAAGTGGCTGCGGTTTTATGAGATGGATGATCCAACTAAACTATCACGGGTGGAAAACTTTGCTCCATATCATGATGAGTTGAATAAGATACTGACGGGCCAAAGAATGATCAGTTTAGTAACCGAGTTAATGGGCGAAAAAGCCGTTCTTTATAAAGAACGTATAAATTATAAATACCCGAATGGAGGAGCACATTCTGCACACCAGGATGGGGTTGCCTATGAAAAGGGAATGGAAATGAAATTTGATGCTGATTCGAGCCCGTATATTTCATTCTTGATAAGCATCGACCCGGCTACTGAATCAAACGGGTGTCTGGAAGTTGTACCCAACTGGCCTCTTGAGAAGCTGGAAATTTTGCCAATGGAACAGCCATATCCGGAGCATCCTAACTTTTCAAAAATCTCGCAATCTATAGAGGATGAACTCGAATGGAAGAAGTTGAAAACGGAGCCCGGAGATGTGATCTTTTTCACAGAGCGCCTGCCCCACCGGTCACAACGAAATAACTCCGATAAAAGCAGGAGAATTTTGTATGGAGTATATAACCCGCTTTCAGAAGGGGATAAACGGGAAGAATATTATGAAAAAAAGCGGGTAAATATAAACGATAAGCGCTATCTGGTTGGCAATCCTCACGCCCCGGTTAAAACTGGTCAGAAATAA
- a CDS encoding purine-nucleoside phosphorylase, protein MKYDTVEEFRKKRDEAVQFIKGETEFQPEYLLILGTGLGQLADEIDTEHVISYADIPHFPVSTVESHAGKLIFGRLGGKDVVAMQGRFHYYEGYTMQQIAFPVRVAKAIGAQSLFVSNACGGLNPNFSRGDIMLIKDHINFLGDNPLIGPNDDELGPRFPDMSEPYTERLLELAENVALENSTKMHQGVYLAVTGPMLETKAEYRYMRQLGADVVGMSTVPEVISAVHMGMDVLGISVITDECFPDALEPVDIEDVLAAAAMAEPKMTQVIINVLERL, encoded by the coding sequence ATGAAATACGATACGGTTGAGGAATTTCGCAAGAAAAGAGACGAAGCAGTTCAGTTTATTAAGGGAGAAACAGAATTCCAGCCGGAGTATTTGCTTATTCTGGGAACCGGCCTCGGTCAACTTGCCGATGAAATAGATACCGAGCATGTAATCAGTTATGCCGACATCCCTCACTTCCCGGTTTCAACCGTTGAAAGCCATGCCGGTAAGCTGATTTTTGGACGCCTTGGCGGAAAAGATGTGGTAGCTATGCAGGGGCGCTTTCACTATTACGAAGGTTACACCATGCAGCAGATTGCTTTCCCTGTACGGGTAGCAAAAGCCATCGGAGCTCAGTCGCTTTTTGTAAGCAATGCCTGCGGGGGACTGAATCCAAATTTCAGTCGTGGTGATATCATGCTGATTAAGGATCATATCAACTTCTTGGGGGATAATCCTCTTATCGGCCCCAACGATGATGAACTCGGTCCACGCTTTCCGGATATGAGCGAGCCTTATACCGAACGTCTGCTGGAACTGGCGGAGAATGTAGCCCTCGAAAACTCCACCAAGATGCACCAGGGAGTGTACCTTGCCGTGACGGGACCTATGCTGGAAACCAAAGCTGAGTACCGCTATATGCGCCAGCTGGGTGCAGATGTAGTGGGAATGAGTACCGTGCCCGAAGTGATTTCTGCGGTTCACATGGGAATGGATGTACTTGGTATTTCTGTAATTACCGACGAGTGCTTCCCGGATGCCTTAGAGCCGGTGGATATTGAAGATGTACTGGCTGCAGCAGCAATGGCGGAGCCTAAAATGACCCAGGTAATTATTAATGTTTTGGAGCGGTTATAA
- a CDS encoding site-2 protease family protein: MSSNPYQEEVTSDFEVLSRKEEPKNKPDTKTILKHLGLFLLTFFFVTMTGANFVGFEPVLFPFAIPNTTDILRGLLFAGLFLSFLTVHEFGHYFAAVRHNIKVTLPYYIPLPIGIGTVGAVIRIKERIRKMHKLFDVGASGPIAGFIVALVVLMIGFATLPEPAEYVQNFSGHEELKEYVAQNGTYPEFITDEVEGQGVLTVGNTLLYSALASMFDNVPPMWEMYHYPFLFAGWLGLFFTALNLMPVGQLDGGHILYSLIGYKKHRVVARLFFTMITAIGGAEAIPLLREFIAGYTTMPLAEYVVWGFILFVLMNRAFRSDRYWIFAMMAASIIGSVVYDYAVGGVEAGQASYIWVVWSFFMAFVVGVEHPPVDIEEKLSPARRVIGWLSMLIFLLCISPNPIYMN, translated from the coding sequence TTGAGTTCAAATCCATATCAAGAGGAAGTTACGAGCGATTTTGAAGTCCTTTCCAGAAAAGAGGAGCCCAAGAACAAACCCGACACCAAGACGATTCTAAAACATCTGGGGCTGTTCTTACTCACATTTTTCTTTGTGACTATGACCGGCGCCAATTTTGTAGGCTTTGAACCGGTTCTTTTCCCATTTGCCATACCCAACACAACCGACATACTCAGAGGCCTCTTATTTGCCGGGTTGTTTCTATCCTTCCTTACGGTTCATGAATTCGGGCACTACTTTGCCGCGGTTCGCCACAACATAAAAGTGACGCTGCCCTATTATATTCCACTTCCCATCGGGATAGGTACAGTAGGGGCGGTGATCAGGATTAAAGAACGAATCCGAAAAATGCACAAGCTGTTTGATGTAGGGGCATCAGGTCCTATAGCCGGTTTCATCGTGGCATTGGTTGTACTAATGATTGGTTTTGCCACTTTACCCGAACCGGCCGAGTATGTGCAAAACTTTTCCGGGCACGAGGAGCTGAAAGAATATGTTGCTCAAAATGGAACCTATCCGGAGTTTATTACAGATGAAGTGGAAGGTCAGGGTGTATTAACCGTTGGGAATACGCTGTTATATTCTGCGTTGGCATCTATGTTTGATAACGTTCCGCCCATGTGGGAGATGTATCATTATCCCTTTTTATTTGCGGGATGGCTCGGCCTGTTTTTTACCGCACTGAACCTGATGCCGGTGGGTCAGCTGGATGGTGGACACATTTTGTATTCTCTTATTGGATACAAAAAGCACAGGGTGGTGGCAAGGCTGTTTTTTACCATGATCACTGCTATTGGTGGAGCGGAAGCCATTCCTCTGCTCCGGGAGTTTATTGCTGGCTATACCACCATGCCTTTAGCGGAATATGTAGTGTGGGGATTCATCTTATTCGTGCTCATGAATCGCGCCTTCCGCTCAGATCGTTATTGGATTTTTGCGATGATGGCCGCCTCAATTATAGGATCGGTTGTCTATGATTATGCTGTGGGCGGTGTGGAGGCCGGTCAGGCGTCGTATATATGGGTTGTATGGAGCTTTTTTATGGCATTTGTGGTTGGCGTGGAACATCCGCCGGTCGATATTGAAGAAAAATTATCCCCGGCCCGGCGCGTGATAGGCTGGCTGAGTATGCTTATCTTTCTGCTCTGTATTAGTCCGAACCCAATTTATATGAACTGA
- a CDS encoding sensor histidine kinase, with the protein MRFSKLFNKKLLMYVVFWAVSFYAGLEVFSRTGDIRTIDVIYTFLFHVPFVIIVSLHAFLLIPNYLAKSRFWLYGLTLIVLLGMAYPAYNFSFLLLSDWLFPGYYLVGVYGFIEVTGFAVLYLILSSTLEFGRSWFEVLRSRNKIAELESEKRVSELKALRAQVNPHFLFNSLNTIYSEALKKSDKAPALILKLSDMLRYVVDKMDQEQVLLEEEIEYLTHFVDLHKERLNEPDKVHFSTEGDFSGRKIAPLLLIIFVENCFKHADLTDEEALISIQIKQEAKGLILHCKNTVYEKGNKEEKTSGTGLQNAKRRLDLAYGGSYSLDINQQENLYELTLKLGTG; encoded by the coding sequence ATGCGGTTCAGTAAACTGTTTAATAAGAAACTGCTTATGTACGTGGTGTTCTGGGCAGTTTCTTTTTATGCCGGATTGGAAGTGTTCAGTCGTACAGGCGACATTCGGACCATCGATGTTATTTACACCTTTCTGTTCCATGTTCCCTTTGTTATCATCGTTTCATTGCATGCCTTTCTTCTAATTCCGAACTACCTGGCTAAGTCTCGCTTTTGGTTGTACGGGCTAACCCTTATAGTATTATTAGGGATGGCATACCCCGCTTATAATTTCTCTTTTTTGCTGCTTTCTGATTGGCTGTTTCCCGGATACTATTTGGTCGGGGTTTATGGCTTTATCGAGGTAACAGGTTTCGCTGTCCTTTATTTGATTTTAAGTTCAACGCTTGAGTTCGGAAGAAGTTGGTTTGAGGTATTGAGGAGCAGAAATAAAATTGCTGAGCTGGAATCCGAGAAACGGGTATCAGAATTGAAAGCCCTGAGGGCACAAGTAAATCCGCACTTTTTATTTAACTCGCTGAATACGATTTACAGTGAAGCCCTCAAGAAAAGTGATAAAGCGCCGGCGCTGATTCTGAAATTATCGGATATGCTACGCTATGTGGTTGATAAGATGGATCAGGAGCAGGTTTTGCTGGAAGAAGAGATAGAATACCTTACTCACTTTGTAGATTTACATAAAGAGCGGTTGAATGAGCCTGATAAAGTTCACTTTAGCACAGAGGGTGATTTTTCAGGAAGGAAAATTGCCCCGCTGCTGTTAATCATTTTTGTAGAAAACTGTTTCAAGCATGCAGACCTGACGGATGAGGAAGCTCTGATATCCATCCAGATAAAACAGGAAGCAAAGGGATTAATTCTGCACTGTAAAAACACCGTTTATGAAAAGGGAAATAAGGAGGAAAAGACTTCAGGAACCGGCCTTCAGAATGCCAAAAGAAGATTAGATCTCGCCTACGGTGGAAGCTACAGCCTCGACATTAACCAACAGGAAAACCTGTATGAACTTACATTAAAACTGGGGACAGGATGA
- a CDS encoding YceI family protein, with amino-acid sequence MATWNIDPTHSEIQFKVKHLVISTVTGNFKSFNGVLETEDDSFENASVTFEADIDSITTNNEDRDAHLKSDDFFNAKKFPKLNFESTSFKKTGGDTYELTGNLTIRDITKEVTLNAEHGGTVSDPYGQTKAGFEINGSINRKEFGLKWSAVTEAGSVVVADEVKLHLNVQVVESEPVEA; translated from the coding sequence ATGGCAACCTGGAATATCGACCCAACTCATTCAGAGATACAGTTTAAAGTGAAGCACCTGGTTATTTCGACCGTAACCGGCAATTTCAAAAGCTTTAACGGTGTGTTAGAGACAGAAGACGACTCTTTCGAGAATGCATCTGTTACCTTTGAAGCTGACATCGACAGCATTACCACCAACAATGAAGACAGAGATGCTCACCTCAAGTCTGACGACTTCTTCAACGCCAAAAAATTTCCCAAACTCAATTTTGAGTCCACTTCATTCAAAAAAACCGGTGGGGATACCTACGAATTGACCGGAAACTTAACCATCCGCGACATCACCAAAGAAGTGACCCTGAACGCTGAGCATGGCGGAACCGTAAGCGATCCATACGGACAAACCAAAGCCGGATTTGAAATTAATGGCTCCATCAACCGAAAGGAATTCGGGCTTAAATGGAGTGCGGTAACCGAAGCCGGCAGCGTGGTTGTAGCTGATGAAGTTAAATTACACCTGAATGTACAGGTCGTAGAAAGTGAACCCGTGGAAGCATAG
- a CDS encoding DivIVA domain-containing protein, producing MKLTPLEIKQQTFEKGLRGYDTADVQAFLTLVSNEFEHLINKNKELEQQIDKLTERVKHYERVEDALHETLQTAKESMEQKVSGAKQEAKNTLEKAEMEADAIIKEANHNRQQIRQSILRLLDRREEIINGITSYLENAKKSVEQFSKDEMEVFQLPKEERLEESLENPTRPTKFMLDEENETDGLDSAGKGDEDEDEEDHAFPPGSDRLDDILDEID from the coding sequence ATGAAACTCACTCCGCTTGAAATAAAACAACAAACTTTTGAAAAGGGACTTCGCGGGTACGACACGGCAGATGTGCAGGCTTTTCTAACGCTGGTATCTAATGAATTTGAACACCTGATTAATAAGAACAAAGAGCTTGAGCAGCAAATTGACAAGCTGACGGAAAGGGTAAAACACTACGAACGGGTGGAAGATGCTCTTCACGAAACGCTGCAGACCGCCAAAGAGTCAATGGAGCAAAAGGTATCCGGTGCTAAGCAAGAAGCTAAGAATACCCTGGAAAAAGCCGAGATGGAAGCCGATGCCATCATCAAAGAAGCCAACCACAACCGGCAGCAAATTCGCCAAAGCATTTTAAGGCTGCTGGATCGCCGGGAAGAAATCATCAATGGAATTACTTCTTATCTTGAAAACGCCAAGAAGTCGGTGGAGCAATTCAGTAAAGATGAAATGGAAGTGTTTCAGCTTCCCAAAGAAGAGCGGTTAGAAGAATCGCTGGAAAACCCGACGCGGCCTACCAAGTTTATGCTTGATGAGGAAAATGAAACGGATGGTTTAGATTCAGCCGGCAAAGGCGATGAAGATGAGGACGAAGAGGATCACGCATTCCCTCCCGGCAGCGACCGTCTTGACGATATTCTTGATGAAATAGATTAG
- a CDS encoding LytR/AlgR family response regulator transcription factor, producing MMRCVIIDDEPAARSVLEQYIADTPELQLTESCKNALEARKVVKEKDVDLLFLDVNMPRLSGIEFLKTLNNAPRVILTTAYSEYALEGYELDVVDYLLKPFSFERFLKAVDKAWDKTEASQAADQVITIKADGKLYRVGVNDIMFAESQGDYITVHTKEKKLTFNQTLKDFYSQLPESLFSRVHKSYVVALAKIDYLEGNLIKLGNHSLPVGKAYKEAFLEKYTA from the coding sequence ATGATGCGTTGTGTAATAATCGATGATGAACCGGCCGCTCGATCCGTTCTGGAACAATACATTGCCGACACTCCTGAACTGCAGCTGACAGAATCGTGTAAAAATGCCTTAGAGGCCCGGAAAGTGGTAAAGGAAAAGGATGTTGACTTACTGTTTCTGGACGTCAACATGCCGCGCTTGTCCGGCATCGAGTTTCTTAAAACGCTGAATAATGCACCTCGGGTAATTTTAACCACCGCTTACTCAGAATATGCGTTGGAAGGGTATGAACTGGATGTAGTGGATTACCTGCTTAAACCGTTCTCATTTGAGAGGTTTTTGAAAGCAGTGGATAAAGCGTGGGATAAAACGGAAGCAAGTCAAGCGGCCGATCAGGTCATCACCATCAAAGCGGATGGTAAGTTATACAGGGTTGGGGTGAATGATATTATGTTTGCAGAAAGCCAGGGCGATTACATCACGGTTCACACTAAAGAAAAGAAACTGACCTTCAATCAAACACTGAAAGACTTTTACAGCCAGCTGCCTGAATCACTGTTCAGTCGTGTTCATAAATCCTATGTGGTTGCCCTTGCCAAAATTGACTATTTGGAAGGAAATCTCATCAAATTGGGAAATCACTCCCTGCCGGTTGGGAAGGCATACAAAGAAGCCTTTCTGGAGAAGTACACCGCGTGA
- the smpB gene encoding SsrA-binding protein SmpB codes for MSDKKTTPTIKNRKASHDYHIEETYEAGLVLKGTEVKSLRQGKASFADTFAFIQNGEVYLRDMYIKPYEHGSYYNHNETRPRKLLLNKREIRELEKATEQKGYTIVPLKLYFKKGNAKVLIGVAKGKKQYDKRDSIKEKDVKRQIERNVKGNYKINM; via the coding sequence ATGAGCGATAAGAAAACAACACCTACCATTAAGAATCGAAAGGCCAGCCACGATTACCATATCGAGGAGACCTATGAAGCAGGGTTGGTTCTGAAGGGAACCGAGGTGAAATCGCTGCGCCAGGGCAAGGCCAGTTTCGCTGATACCTTTGCGTTTATCCAGAATGGTGAAGTGTATTTGCGGGATATGTACATTAAGCCCTACGAGCACGGCTCCTATTACAATCACAATGAAACCCGTCCTCGAAAATTACTGCTCAACAAGCGGGAAATACGAGAGCTCGAAAAAGCAACCGAACAAAAGGGCTATACCATTGTGCCGCTAAAGCTCTACTTCAAAAAAGGAAATGCCAAAGTGCTGATCGGTGTAGCCAAAGGTAAGAAGCAATACGACAAGAGAGACTCCATCAAAGAAAAAGACGTGAAGCGACAGATAGAGCGCAATGTGAAGGGGAATTATAAGATTAATATGTGA
- a CDS encoding zinc ribbon domain-containing protein: MNEVLQKLANLQYIDSRIDELKQLRGDLPEEVLDLETDIARKQAKLNNLEEEDQNLTVEYDNLKLDLQSSEEKIQKYEDQQLSVRNNREYDALTKEIEAQKQVIENAESRLKEIEKRKEEIGPEIDKAKEELDAAQKLYDEKSESLDDVVKSTEEEEKQLLKKREEVEKEIDDRYMRSYNRLRDGLNNGMAVVAMDRGAALGMALPPQTQVEVRRKNKIIIDENSGRIVVDQSFFDNAKEELSI; encoded by the coding sequence ATGAACGAAGTATTACAAAAATTAGCCAACCTCCAATACATAGACAGTCGCATTGACGAGCTGAAACAGCTTCGGGGAGATCTTCCGGAAGAAGTGCTGGATCTGGAGACAGACATCGCCCGAAAGCAAGCAAAGCTCAATAACCTCGAAGAGGAAGATCAAAACCTCACGGTCGAGTACGATAATCTTAAGCTTGATCTGCAAAGTTCTGAAGAAAAAATTCAGAAGTACGAAGATCAGCAGTTGAGCGTACGCAATAATCGCGAATACGATGCTCTGACCAAAGAGATCGAAGCTCAAAAGCAAGTGATTGAAAATGCGGAGTCCCGACTTAAAGAAATCGAGAAGCGTAAAGAGGAAATTGGCCCTGAAATTGACAAAGCCAAGGAAGAACTCGACGCTGCTCAAAAGCTTTACGACGAAAAAAGCGAAAGCCTTGATGATGTAGTCAAATCTACTGAAGAGGAAGAGAAGCAACTTCTTAAAAAGCGTGAAGAGGTAGAAAAGGAAATTGACGATCGTTACATGCGCAGCTACAATCGCTTACGCGACGGGCTGAACAACGGAATGGCTGTTGTTGCCATGGACCGTGGTGCCGCTCTTGGAATGGCGCTGCCTCCACAAACCCAGGTTGAAGTCCGCAGAAAAAATAAAATCATCATCGATGAAAACAGCGGGCGTATAGTGGTAGATCAGTCTTTCTTTGACAACGCTAAAGAAGAACTCTCTATCTGA
- a CDS encoding isoaspartyl peptidase/L-asparaginase family protein codes for MKNIFFALLSLLVLSSCTQPQNDNAPQPEQKEWAIALHGGAGYVSKDMPEDRKQAYMESLEEALNIGAEILENGGSALDAIEKTVNYLEDNELYNAGKGAVFTSEGKNELDAAIMDGATLNAGAITGVTTVKNPVSLARKVMTDSKHVFFSADGAETFADQTDVERVDPEYFYTESRFQSLKRAQAAEQESGLIETNQQKAWKYGTVGAVALDKNGKLAAATSTGGMTNKKYGRVGDVPIIGSGTYANDLVAVSATGWGEKIMLNVSAHTLAAYMEFKNATLQQSMDYLVDDVLEPGDAGFIAVDKYGNFSMKTNTGSMFRAATDSDGNKEVGIWE; via the coding sequence ATGAAAAACATTTTCTTTGCTCTTCTTTCACTATTAGTACTTAGCAGCTGTACACAACCTCAAAACGATAATGCTCCTCAACCTGAACAAAAAGAGTGGGCTATCGCTTTACATGGCGGGGCGGGATATGTTTCTAAAGACATGCCTGAAGACCGCAAACAAGCTTACATGGAATCCCTGGAGGAGGCGCTGAACATCGGTGCCGAAATTTTGGAGAATGGCGGTTCCGCCCTCGATGCCATTGAGAAAACGGTGAACTACCTGGAAGACAACGAACTGTATAATGCCGGAAAAGGTGCCGTTTTCACCTCTGAAGGAAAGAATGAGCTGGATGCCGCCATCATGGACGGCGCAACACTGAATGCCGGAGCCATCACGGGTGTAACTACGGTTAAAAACCCGGTTTCACTGGCTCGCAAAGTCATGACTGATTCCAAGCACGTATTCTTTTCTGCAGATGGAGCAGAAACCTTTGCTGACCAAACAGATGTAGAACGGGTAGATCCCGAATATTTCTATACCGAAAGCCGGTTTCAATCTTTAAAAAGAGCACAGGCTGCAGAGCAGGAATCCGGTCTCATTGAAACGAACCAACAAAAAGCCTGGAAATATGGTACTGTAGGCGCCGTTGCTCTCGACAAAAACGGTAAACTGGCAGCGGCTACCTCCACCGGCGGCATGACTAATAAAAAGTATGGGCGTGTAGGTGATGTTCCCATCATCGGGTCCGGAACCTATGCAAACGACCTTGTTGCCGTTTCTGCTACCGGATGGGGAGAAAAGATTATGCTGAATGTATCGGCACACACATTGGCGGCTTACATGGAGTTTAAAAATGCCACACTGCAACAATCTATGGATTACCTGGTGGATGATGTACTTGAACCGGGCGATGCGGGCTTCATTGCCGTTGACAAGTATGGGAATTTCTCCATGAAAACGAATACCGGGTCTATGTTCCGCGCGGCAACCGATTCAGATGGAAATAAAGAGGTAGGAATCTGGGAATAA
- a CDS encoding Nif3-like dinuclear metal center hexameric protein — protein MSTRIRQISTFLNQWAPPKVKMDYDNVGLLVGDPNAQVTSILTCLDVTDSVVAEAIETGCELIVAHHPLIFSKIGSINPTDEQGRIIYKLIKNDIGLLVAHTNLDAALDGVSFVLANMLGLDNLKFLDKNYSISRKIRLITSHKDSDAVLKLLNYHSAEEAHHFDVNSREDGLKCFEAIIDQHNVSVLKKALNKEGMLKEGSFQVIDLASTSQNFGMGVLGEYPEEGIGKNEFLHLVSKALNVKAIRYSGDVDRIKSVAVCGGAGVFLKNKAIAAGAQALVTADIKYHDYFTEADDFLLLDVGHYESEFPVAEALKNELSEAFEELTVSVTRTVTNPMQVYVSEPEPKTIQPS, from the coding sequence ATGTCAACCCGAATCCGGCAAATATCTACTTTCCTCAATCAGTGGGCTCCTCCCAAAGTAAAAATGGATTATGATAATGTCGGATTACTCGTAGGAGACCCGAATGCGCAGGTAACCTCTATTCTCACCTGCCTTGATGTAACCGACAGCGTGGTAGCTGAAGCCATTGAAACCGGATGCGAACTTATTGTAGCTCATCACCCGCTTATTTTTAGCAAGATTGGAAGTATTAATCCCACCGATGAGCAGGGTCGTATAATTTACAAGCTCATTAAAAACGACATTGGCTTGCTTGTCGCTCACACCAACTTAGATGCCGCGCTCGATGGCGTCTCTTTTGTGCTCGCCAATATGCTGGGGCTGGATAACCTTAAGTTTCTTGACAAGAATTATTCCATAAGCCGAAAGATCCGCCTTATCACCTCTCATAAAGACAGTGACGCTGTACTGAAGTTGCTGAATTATCACTCTGCGGAAGAGGCTCACCACTTTGATGTAAACAGCCGTGAAGACGGGCTGAAGTGTTTTGAAGCAATCATTGACCAACATAACGTGTCTGTCCTGAAAAAAGCCCTCAACAAAGAGGGGATGCTTAAAGAGGGAAGTTTTCAGGTGATAGATCTTGCTTCAACCTCTCAGAATTTTGGGATGGGAGTTTTAGGAGAATATCCCGAAGAAGGAATTGGTAAAAATGAATTTTTGCACCTGGTATCGAAAGCATTGAATGTAAAGGCCATACGATATTCCGGAGATGTAGACCGAATTAAAAGCGTGGCCGTATGTGGCGGGGCCGGCGTGTTTTTGAAGAACAAAGCCATTGCAGCCGGAGCCCAGGCTCTGGTAACCGCCGATATTAAGTACCATGATTATTTCACTGAAGCCGATGACTTCCTTCTACTGGACGTCGGCCACTATGAAAGTGAATTCCCTGTTGCCGAAGCCCTGAAAAACGAGCTATCCGAAGCCTTTGAAGAACTTACTGTTTCTGTAACGCGAACCGTAACGAACCCGATGCAGGTATATGTATCGGAGCCTGAACCGAAAACTATTCAACCAAGCTGA
- a CDS encoding YggS family pyridoxal phosphate-dependent enzyme translates to MSDQDIARNLKSIQQKIEKVATDAGRDPKEITLVAVSKTKPNEDILEAVTAGHLQFGENRMKELEDKMAEIELTDVVWHFIGNIQTNKIKYIADRVNWIHSVEKAKYLKEIEKRAGKANRVVNALIQVNISGEKQKGGCEPEDLANILESAQNYDHVIVRGLMGMATFVDDPEDVRSEFKLLKELFDSHQKYNEGSVNLEHLSMGMTNDMEVAIQEGATMVRIGSAIFGERNYD, encoded by the coding sequence ATGAGTGACCAAGATATCGCCCGAAATCTTAAATCAATTCAACAAAAAATTGAAAAGGTTGCAACAGACGCCGGCAGAGACCCGAAAGAGATTACCCTTGTTGCGGTAAGTAAAACCAAGCCCAATGAGGATATTTTAGAAGCCGTTACCGCCGGGCACCTGCAGTTCGGGGAAAACCGGATGAAAGAGCTCGAGGACAAGATGGCTGAAATTGAGCTCACGGACGTGGTTTGGCATTTCATCGGAAACATTCAGACCAATAAAATCAAATATATCGCAGACCGGGTAAACTGGATTCATTCTGTTGAGAAGGCAAAGTACTTGAAAGAAATTGAGAAGAGAGCCGGCAAAGCCAACCGGGTAGTAAACGCCTTGATTCAGGTAAACATCAGCGGGGAGAAACAAAAAGGCGGGTGCGAACCGGAAGACCTGGCTAATATTTTAGAGTCTGCCCAGAATTACGACCATGTAATAGTACGGGGACTGATGGGGATGGCAACTTTTGTGGATGACCCGGAAGACGTTCGCTCAGAGTTTAAGCTGCTGAAAGAACTGTTCGATTCCCACCAGAAATACAACGAAGGAAGTGTGAACCTGGAGCACCTGTCTATGGGTATGACCAACGATATGGAGGTGGCTATTCAGGAAGGGGCAACCATGGTCAGAATCGGTAGTGCCATCTTCGGCGAGCGCAACTATGATTAG